A single window of Columba livia isolate bColLiv1 breed racing homer chromosome 16, bColLiv1.pat.W.v2, whole genome shotgun sequence DNA harbors:
- the CTSA gene encoding lysosomal protective protein isoform X1: MGACHVPAASALREPGAAAMGPLLLGALLLGLGRAAPQGHEVTFLPGLAKQPAFRHFSGYLCAGPGQHLHYWFVEAQSNPQSSPLVLWLNGGPGCSSMEGFLKEHGPFQIQPDGVTLKYNDYAWNKIANILYLESPAGVGFSYSEDKKYSTNDTEVAHNNYLALKDFLRLYPEYSKNDLYLTGESYGGIYIPTLAEWVMQDPSLNLKGIAVGNGLSSYEINDNSLVYFAYYHGLLGTELWKDLQAFCCSQGKCNFHDNSNLNCTLKMEEMIQIVEESGLNIYNLYAPCEGGVPGSTRYDGDYLVTHDLGNSFIRVPMKFSWRQSLFRMPTARKVRMDPPCTNSTDLRVYLNSPEVRKALHISPDAQEWQVCSFEVNRGYKRLYMQMNDQYLKLLGASKYRILVYNGDVDMACNFLGDEWFVDSLCQKVQVARRPWLYTERGENQIGGFVKEFTNIAFLTIKGAGHMVPTDRPLAAFTMFSRFIKNEPY, translated from the exons ATGGGCGCTTGTCATGTGCCCGCGGCATCGGCGCTGCGGGAACCGGGAGCGGCCGCG ATGGGGCCGCTGCTGCTGGGCgcgctgctgctggggctgggccgggccgcCCCCCAGGGCCACGAGGTGACGTTCCTGCCGGGGCTGGCCAAGCAGCCGGCCTTCCGCCACTTCTCGGGCTACCTCTGTGCCGGGCCGGGCCAACACCTGCACTACTG GTTTGTGGAGGCCCAGAGCAACCCCCAGAGCAGCCCCCTGGTGCTGTGGCTGAACGGAGGCCCGGGCTGCAGCTCCATGGAAGGATTCCTGAAGGAGCACGGCCCCTTCCAG ATCCAGCCCGACGGGGTTACGCTGAAGTACAACGACTACGCCTGGAACAAG ATTGCCAACATACTCTACCTGGAGTCCCCCGCTGGCGTTGGCTTCTCCTACTCCGAGGACAAGAAGTACAGCACGAATGACACTGAG gTCGCTCACAACAACTACCTGGCACTGAAAGATTTCCTGCGGCTCTACCCTGAGTACTCCAAGAATGATCTTTATCTCACCGGGGAGAGCTATGGGGGCATCTACATCCCCACACTGGCAGAGTGGGTGATGCAGGACCCCAGCCTCAACCTGAAG GGAATCGCTGTGGGAAATGGCCTCTCCTCCTACGAGATCAATGACAACTCCCTGGTTTACTTTGCTTATTACCACGGGCTGCTAGGGACTGA ACTGTGGAAGGACTTGCAGGCCTTCTGCTGCTCCCAGGGGAAGTGCAACTTCCATGACAACTCCAACCTGAACTGCACACTCAAG ATGGAGGAGATGATTCAAATTGTAGAGGAGTCCGGCCTCAACATCTACAACCTCTACGCCCCGTGTGAGGGTGGCGTCCCGGGGAGCACGAG GTATGACGGTGATTATCTTGTCACACATGACCTGGGCAACTCCTTCATCCGGGTGCCCATGAAGTTCTCCTGGCGGCAG AGCCTGTTCCGGATGCCCACAGCCCGGAAGGTGCGGATGGACCCTCCTTGCACCAACTCCACAGACCTCAGGGTGTACCTGAACTCCCCGGAGGTGAGGAAGGCTCTGCACATCTCCCCCGATGCCCAGGAGTGGCAGGTGTGCAG CTTTGAGGTGAACCGTGGCTACAAGCGCCTGTACATGCAGATGAACGACCAATACCTGAAGCTACTGGGAGCCTCG AAATACCGGATCCTGGTGTACAACGGGGATGTTGACATGGCCTGCAACTTCCTTGGGGATGAGTGGTTCGTGGACTCCCTGTGCCAGAAG GTGCAGGTGGCTCGTCGGCCCTGGCTCTACACCGAGCGGGGCGAGAACCAGATCGGGGGCTTTGTGAAGGAATTCACCAACATCGCCTTCCTCACTATCAAG GGAGCTGGGCACATGGTGCCCACGGACCGGCCGCTTGCCGCCTTCACCATGTTCAGCCGCTTCATTAAGAACGAGCCATACTAG
- the CTSA gene encoding lysosomal protective protein isoform X2 produces the protein MALPEMGPLLLGALLLGLGRAAPQGHEVTFLPGLAKQPAFRHFSGYLCAGPGQHLHYWFVEAQSNPQSSPLVLWLNGGPGCSSMEGFLKEHGPFQIQPDGVTLKYNDYAWNKIANILYLESPAGVGFSYSEDKKYSTNDTEVAHNNYLALKDFLRLYPEYSKNDLYLTGESYGGIYIPTLAEWVMQDPSLNLKGIAVGNGLSSYEINDNSLVYFAYYHGLLGTELWKDLQAFCCSQGKCNFHDNSNLNCTLKMEEMIQIVEESGLNIYNLYAPCEGGVPGSTRYDGDYLVTHDLGNSFIRVPMKFSWRQSLFRMPTARKVRMDPPCTNSTDLRVYLNSPEVRKALHISPDAQEWQVCSFEVNRGYKRLYMQMNDQYLKLLGASKYRILVYNGDVDMACNFLGDEWFVDSLCQKVQVARRPWLYTERGENQIGGFVKEFTNIAFLTIKGAGHMVPTDRPLAAFTMFSRFIKNEPY, from the exons ATGGCTCTCCCCGAG ATGGGGCCGCTGCTGCTGGGCgcgctgctgctggggctgggccgggccgcCCCCCAGGGCCACGAGGTGACGTTCCTGCCGGGGCTGGCCAAGCAGCCGGCCTTCCGCCACTTCTCGGGCTACCTCTGTGCCGGGCCGGGCCAACACCTGCACTACTG GTTTGTGGAGGCCCAGAGCAACCCCCAGAGCAGCCCCCTGGTGCTGTGGCTGAACGGAGGCCCGGGCTGCAGCTCCATGGAAGGATTCCTGAAGGAGCACGGCCCCTTCCAG ATCCAGCCCGACGGGGTTACGCTGAAGTACAACGACTACGCCTGGAACAAG ATTGCCAACATACTCTACCTGGAGTCCCCCGCTGGCGTTGGCTTCTCCTACTCCGAGGACAAGAAGTACAGCACGAATGACACTGAG gTCGCTCACAACAACTACCTGGCACTGAAAGATTTCCTGCGGCTCTACCCTGAGTACTCCAAGAATGATCTTTATCTCACCGGGGAGAGCTATGGGGGCATCTACATCCCCACACTGGCAGAGTGGGTGATGCAGGACCCCAGCCTCAACCTGAAG GGAATCGCTGTGGGAAATGGCCTCTCCTCCTACGAGATCAATGACAACTCCCTGGTTTACTTTGCTTATTACCACGGGCTGCTAGGGACTGA ACTGTGGAAGGACTTGCAGGCCTTCTGCTGCTCCCAGGGGAAGTGCAACTTCCATGACAACTCCAACCTGAACTGCACACTCAAG ATGGAGGAGATGATTCAAATTGTAGAGGAGTCCGGCCTCAACATCTACAACCTCTACGCCCCGTGTGAGGGTGGCGTCCCGGGGAGCACGAG GTATGACGGTGATTATCTTGTCACACATGACCTGGGCAACTCCTTCATCCGGGTGCCCATGAAGTTCTCCTGGCGGCAG AGCCTGTTCCGGATGCCCACAGCCCGGAAGGTGCGGATGGACCCTCCTTGCACCAACTCCACAGACCTCAGGGTGTACCTGAACTCCCCGGAGGTGAGGAAGGCTCTGCACATCTCCCCCGATGCCCAGGAGTGGCAGGTGTGCAG CTTTGAGGTGAACCGTGGCTACAAGCGCCTGTACATGCAGATGAACGACCAATACCTGAAGCTACTGGGAGCCTCG AAATACCGGATCCTGGTGTACAACGGGGATGTTGACATGGCCTGCAACTTCCTTGGGGATGAGTGGTTCGTGGACTCCCTGTGCCAGAAG GTGCAGGTGGCTCGTCGGCCCTGGCTCTACACCGAGCGGGGCGAGAACCAGATCGGGGGCTTTGTGAAGGAATTCACCAACATCGCCTTCCTCACTATCAAG GGAGCTGGGCACATGGTGCCCACGGACCGGCCGCTTGCCGCCTTCACCATGTTCAGCCGCTTCATTAAGAACGAGCCATACTAG
- the NEURL2 gene encoding neuralized-like protein 2, with protein sequence MAARCRLAARFHRVHGANVLLDASATRATRVRSFAHGLCFSQEPLAPGQPFLVEIEEKELGWCGHLRVGLTALDPQSLDVVPEYSLPDLVNMGDTWVFAITRSHNRVAVDREEPLSQGPPKELFPLIERLRIPRDTLVGRSRPGRYSHILDDLYKTNVLPATARRSRIGVLYVPQPDGTADMHILINGEDMGPSARHLPTARPLYAVVDVFASTKSVRVIPVEYGFPSLQTLCRQVIQQHIVHRLAIDGLDLPLPLRSFCQHE encoded by the exons ATGGCCGCCCGGTGCCGCCTCGCCGCTCGCTTCCACCGAGTCCACGGCGCCAACGTGCTCCTGGACGCCTCGGCCACGCGGGCCACGCGTGTGCGGAGCTTTGCCCACGGTCTTTGCTTCAGCCAGGAGCCGCTGGCACCCGGGCAGCCCTTCCTGGTGGAGATCGAGGAgaaggagctgggctggtgtgGCCACCTGCGCGTGGGGCTGACAGCCCTGGACCCCCAGAGCCTGGATGTGGTGCCCGAGTACTCGCTGCCAGACCTGGTCAACATGGGGGACACCTGGGTGTTTGCCATCACCCGCAGCCACAACCGCGTGGCTGTGGACAGGGAGGAGCCTTTGTCACAGGGCCCCCCCAAGGAGCTGTTCCCACTGATCGAGCGGCTGCGGATCCCCCGCGACACACTGGTGGGGCGCAGCCGTCCCGGCCGCTACAGCCACATCCTGGATGACCTGTACAAGACAAACGTGCTGCCCGCAACCGCCCGGCGCAGCCGCATCGGCGTTCTGTACGTGCCACAACCTGACGGCACCGCCGACATGCACATCCTCATCAACGGGGAGGACATGGGGCCCAGCGCCCGTCACCTGCCCACCGCCCGTCCGCTCTACGCTGTGGTTGATGTCTTCGCCTCCACCAAGAGTGTCCGGGTCATCCCGGTGGAATATGGCT TCCCCTCCCTGCAGACCCTCTGCCGCCAGGTCATCCAGCAGCACATCGTCCACCGCCTGGCCATTGACGGCCTGGACCTGCCGCTGCCACTGCGGAGCTTCTGCCAACACGAGTGA
- the ZSWIM1 gene encoding zinc finger SWIM domain-containing protein 1 codes for MSATAQLSGRPPPTAAQSPVTVLQSSLAAPQLSAAIQHQPGTPQALLLQSEPKSPQSLLDPSSAAKLGATENLKGDSEKINQRTEEHIKQCLHRATARLCLSEFAVGQESVRLLSTREDAHRKILEGVHRMGLDSLSSCACHFSQVLQQPCQPVLAMLSADRETLQPEMLSTEQQKGCDACEAKQDSVDGLLAVLTSSCSKSLGKSLVVSVLTGEECEHRCGVLQEPDWAPSRGAALGLGWVLGGDPLFTLLASQLPLCSPQPCCSLRLGVEGAVWVFYLLSACCLLPMAAEEPVWEPTAVTGNQSLT; via the coding sequence CCACCGCACAGCTGTCCGGGCGTCCCCCCCCcacagctgctcagagccctgtgaCTGTTCTCCAGAGTTCACTGGCAGCTCCTCAGCTCTCTGCAGCAATTCAGCATCAGCCCGGAACCCCCCAGGCTCTCCTCCTCCAGAGCGAGCCCAAGAGCCCTCAGTCCCTGTTAGATCCTTCATCTGCCGCTAAACTGGGGGCCACAGAAAACCTGAAGGGTGACAGTGAAAAGATTAACCAAAGGACTGAAGAACACATCAAGCAGTGTTTGCACAGAGCCACTGCCAGGCTGTGCCTGAGCGAGTTTGCCGTGGGTCAGGAGTCTGTGCGGCTGCTCAGCACCAGGGAGGACGCTCACCGCAAGATCCTGGAGGGTGTCCACAGGATGGGCCTTGACAGCCTGAGCAGCTGCGCTTGCCACTTCAGCCAGGTTCtccagcagccctgccagcccgTCTTGGCCATGCTGAGTGCGGACAGGGAGACCCTGCAGCCAGAGATgctcagcacagagcagcagaaggGGTGCGATGCTTGTGAGGCCAAGCAAGACAGTGTTGATGGCCTCTTGGCGGTCCTGACGAGCTCCTGTAGCAAGTCTTTGGGTAAATCCCTGGTGGTGTCCGTCCTGACAGGGGAGGAGTGTGAGCACAGGTGCGGGGTGTTGCAGGAGCCGGATTGGGCACCAAGTCGAGGTGCAGCTCTagggctgggctgggtgctCGGGGGGGACCCGTTGTTCACCCTACTGGCATCCCAGCTTCCCCTGTGCTCCCCTCAGCCTTGCTGCTCCCTCAGGCTAGGGGTGGAAGGggcagtttgggttttttatctTCTGAGTGCATGTTGCCTCTTGCCTATGGCAGCAGAGGAACCGGTTTGGGAACCAACTGCAGTGACAGGGAACCAGTCGCTGACCTGA